Sequence from the Paeniglutamicibacter cryotolerans genome:
TTGCGCGGCGGCTGCACTGGCGGCCTTGTTTGTCGCCGGCCCGTTCGCGGCAGCCAGCGTCGGCCTCGCGGCCCTGCTGGTCATCGTCTTCTTCGGGATCAGCCTGCTGATAGCCGAGGTGGTTGGCCGGATCAGTCCCGGTGCGGCACTGGGTGCCTTCATAATCACCTACATGGTGAAGGTCTTTGCCGTGGGGTTCACCCTGCTGGCCATTGGCCTGCCCGGATGGGTCGACCAGCCATGGTTCCTCTGGAGTGCACTGGGTGCTGTGGTGCTGTGGCAGGCCGGTGAAATCCGAGCCTTCTCCAAGGCCCGGATGCCGGTCTTCGACTCCGAGGCCGCGTCGGCGACCACGCTGAAAGCGGGGGAGCCAGACCATGGATAAACCACAGGACTCCCCGGAGCCGGTAAAGCGTCGTGGACATGACTTCCTGACCTACATTATTGGCGGAATCATCGCGTGGGGTTTGATAGGGTTGGCTCTGGATCATTTGTTGCATACCCGTGGGATTGTGATTGCTGGCGCCCTTCTGG
This genomic interval carries:
- a CDS encoding AtpZ/AtpI family protein, whose amino-acid sequence is MDKPQDSPEPVKRRGHDFLTYIIGGIIAWGLIGLALDHLLHTRGIVIAGALLGVVGGYYLARFHQRHRRPDEAPHQ